A single window of Gossypium hirsutum isolate 1008001.06 chromosome A10, Gossypium_hirsutum_v2.1, whole genome shotgun sequence DNA harbors:
- the LOC107897235 gene encoding F-box/kelch-repeat protein At1g80440: protein MELIPGLPNDIALQCLVRVPYNKFSNISSTCKDWKVEIHSPPFFRQRKAAGCTKNVILMTQSRVNPIQNSGLKCQAMPVYRIVLCEPDTGDWCELPPVPGSSDGLPMFCQVVGVGSNLVVMGGLDPDTFDVRNEVYVYNFLSATWRRGADMPGVRRIFFGCASDSDRMVYVAGGHDEEKNALRSAMAYDVAANKWVTLPDMERERDECKGIFHLGKFHVIGGYCTDRQGRFGSSAEHFEVATWKWSPVEENFLRQGMSPRTCVATDGTLYMCRGGDVARLEADTWKAVAELPTEVYNTAHIAAWEDKLLVIGSQGFGQPHTAYVLNLRNYTWTGMDVGDEYSGHVQSGCYLEL, encoded by the coding sequence ATGGAGCTCATACCTGGTCTTCCTAATGATATAGCCCTTCAGTGTTTAGTTCGTGTCCCTTACAAcaaattttccaacatttcatCAACTTGTAAAGATTGGAAGGTCGAAATTCATTCGCCTCCGTTTTTCCGTCAACGAAAAGCCGCTGGGTGTACTAAAAATGTCATACTGATGACCCAAAGCCGAGTCAACCCGATTCAAAATTCGGGTCTGAAATGCCAGGCCATGCCTGTTTATCGGATCGTGCTTTGCGAGCCTGACACCGGTGACTGGTGTGAGCTGCCACCGGTTCCTGGGAGTTCCGATGGGTTGCCGATGTTTTGTCAAGTTGTTGGAGTGGGGTCAAACCTTGTGGTGATGGGCGGGTTGGATCCAGACACTTTTGATGTCCGAAACGAGGTCTATGTTTACAATTTTTTATCGGCCACTTGGCGGCGTGGGGCTGACATGCCAGGCGTAAGGAGGATCTTCTTTGGATGCGCATCAGATTCGGATCGGATGGTGTATGTCGCTGGTGGACACGACGAGGAGAAAAACGCATTGAGATCAGCAATGGCGTATGATGTGGCAGCCAACAAGTGGGTCACATTGCCTGACATGGAAAGAGAGCGTGACGAATGCAAGGGGATCTTCCACCTAGGAAAGTTCCATGTCATCGGCGGATATTGTACAGACAGGCAAGGCCGATTCGGAAGCAGCGCCGAGCATTTCGAGGTTGCCACATGGAAGTGGAGCCCAGTGGAAGAGAACTTCTTAAGACAGGGCATGTCTCCCAGAACCTGCGTGGCAACTGATGGAACATTATACATGTGTAGAGGGGGTGATGTGGCAAGACTTGAAGCTGATACATGGAAAGCAGTAGCTGAGCTGCCAACTGAAGTATACAATACAGCTCATATAGCCGCATGGGAAGACAAACTATTGGTGATTGGTTCACAAGGCTTCGGTCAGCCCCACACCGCTTATGtgttaaatttgagaaattacACGTGGACAGGAATGGACGTGGGAGATGAATACTCTGGTCATGTTCAATCCGGTTGCTATTTAGAGTTGTAA
- the LOC107897236 gene encoding transcription termination factor MTERF5, chloroplastic produces the protein MIKSLSFNSHLLVMLGNFGFQNSRRATSHGFLFCLKDQTITKMKKDARLRVDSELDGSLSLRVVPPTLITAEKEEAKAVLTLFFKKQGLSNAVAARTINKSDLFIDHLVSRLHSVHKSRYLVGRELTTLEIRDALIPYLESLLEEHGSMLADVVENFPHPPIKDKPITLVSPPDSAPDSKQVKAVSRVTETSPAGMLRPQVVYLMELGMDLEKIKLITRRFPAFAYYSLEGKIKPIVEFLLELGVPKSDIPIILGKRPQLCGISLSENLIPTMTFLEDLGVDKKQWAKVIYRFPALLTYSRQKFKTTVDFLYEMGLSSENVGKVLTRCPTIISYSVEDKLRPTAKYFRSLGADVSLLLLRCPQTFGLSIEANLKPVTQFFIERGYTLEEIGTMISRYGALYTFSLADNLIPKWDFFLTMDYSKSELVKFPQYFGYSLEERIKPRIALVKKAGVRLLLNQILSLSSRNFENALKKKMKQQQQQLTDQV, from the exons atgaTAAAATCTTTATCCTTCAATTCTCATCTACTTGTTATGCTTGGAAATTTTGGATTCCAGAACTCACGGAGAGCAACCAGCCATGGCTTCCTTTTCTGCCTTAAAGACCAAACAATAACAAAGATGAAGAAAGATGCAAG ATTAAGAGTGGATTCAgagttagatggatctttgagcTTAAGAGTGGTGCCTCCAACCTTGATAACAGCAGaaaaagaagaagccaaggcTGTTTTAACTTTGTTCTTCAAAAAGCAGGGTCTGAGCAACGCAGTTGCTGCAAGAACCATCAATAAATCAGACCTTTTCATTGATCACCTCGTCTCAAGACTTCATTCTGTTCATAAATCTCGGTATCTCGTAG GAAGAGAGCTCACAACACTTGAGATCAGGGATGCTCTTATTCCTTACCTTGAATCCCTCCTTGAAGAGCATGGAAGTATGTTGGCAGATGTGGTTGAAAATTTCCCCCACCCACCAATTAAAGATAAACCTATAACACTGGTATCTCCTCCTGATTCAGCCCCTGATTCCAAGCAGGTAAAAGCTGTCTCTCGTGTTACTGAGACAAGCCCTGCAGGGATGCTCCGTCCTCAAGTTGTTTACCTCATGGAGCTTGGCATGGATCTCGAAAAGATTAAGTTAATCACACGCAGGTTCCCGGCCTTTGCTTACTACAGTCTGGAGGGGAAAATCAAACCCATCGTCGAATTCCTTCTTGAACTTGGTGTACCCAAGTCTGATATTCCCATCATTCTAGGTAAGAGGCCTCAACTGTGTGGAATTAGTCTCTCCGAAAATCTTATACCCACCATGACTTTCTTAGAAGATTTGGGTGTTGATAAGAAACAATGGGCAAAAGTTATATACAGGTTTCCTGCACTTCTCACTTACAGCAGGCAAAAGTTTAAGACTACTGTGGATTTCCTTTATGAAATGGGCCTTTCATCAGAGAATGTTGGTAAGGTTTTAACGCGGTGTCCGACCATAATTAGTTATAGTGTTGAGGACAAGCTACGCCCTACAGCTAAGTATTTCAGGTCATTGGGTGCTGATGTTTCTCTTCTTCTATTACGTTGTCCACAGACTTTTGGTCTTAGCATCGAGGCAAATTTGAAGCCTGTAACACAATTTTTTATTGAGAGAGGATACACCTTGGAGGAAATTGGGACTATGATTTCAAGATATGGAGCGTTATATACTTTTAGCTTGGCAGACAACTTGATACCAAAATGGGATTTCTTTTTAACCATGGACTATTCAAAGTCGGAGCTTGTTAAATTCCCTCAATATTTTGGATACAGCTTGGAGGAGAGAATTAAACCAAGAATTGCACTTGTAAAGAAGGCTGGCGTAAGATTACTGCTGAATCAGATTTTATCGTTGTCAAGTCGGAACTTTGAGAAtgctttaaaaaagaaaatgaagcagcagcagcagcagcttaCTGACCAAGTTTGA
- the LOC107897238 gene encoding uncharacterized protein has protein sequence MEERLSKGPSSLRQGSLKSSLSGRSTPKGSPTYRRLNSSRTPRREARSGAGGTQWFRSNRVVYWLLLITLWAYLGFYVQSRWAHGHKKEEFLGFNGDPRDKLVDAEQNTRRDLLTDDSLVAVNNITNKTQVHVDRKIDVILAKKRNVFTSRKKRSKRRRRNLPKVHGKLKAKTNTENGDAEGQELEILQKNSTFGLLVGPFGSLEDRVLEWSPEKRSGTCDRKGDFARLVWSRRLVLVFHELSMTGAPISMMELATELLSCGATVSAVVLSKKGGLMSELARRRIKVIEDRADLSFKTAMKADLVIAGSAVCASWIDQYIAHFPAGGSQIAWWIMENRREYFDRSKLVLHRVKMLIFLSELQSKQWLTWCQEENIKLRSQPALVPLAVNDELAFVAGFPCSLNTPSASSVKMLEKRQLLRDAARKEMGLTDNDMLVMSLSSINAGKGQLFLLESADLAINEDPLQTGSEVKKSLDIRQDQSSLSVKHHLRGLHQRSRNLDVSSTNLRLFTSVNTTNAVSINGTRRRKMYDSKGAQEQALKILIGSVGLKSNKVPYVKEILSFLSQHAKLSESVLWTPATTRVGSLYSAADVYVMNSQGLGETFGRVTVEAMAFGLPVLGTDGGGTKEIIEQNVTGLLHPMGHPGTRVLAENIRFLLKNPNARKQMGMEGRKMVERKYLKRHMYKRFVEVLTKCMRSK, from the exons ATGGAGGAACGTCTGAGCAAGGGACCATCATCATTAAGGCAAGGCAGCCTTAAGTCCAGTCTGTCAGGAAGATCAACTCCAAAGGGTTCTCCTACATATCGGAGATTGAATTCAAGCCGAACTCCAAGAAGAGAAGCTAGAAGTGGTGCTGGTGGCACTCAATGGTTTAGGAGCAACCGTGTAGTCTATTGGTTGCTTTTAATTACTCTTTGGGCTTACCTTGGATTTTATGTCCAATCCAGGTGGGCTCATGGACATAAGAAGGAGGAATTTTTAGGTTTCAATGGCGATCCAAGAGATAAGCTTGTGGATGCTGAACAGAACACACGACGAGATCTGCTTACTGATGACAGTTTGGTAGCTGTTAATAATATAACTAACAAAACTCAGGTCCATGTTGATAGAAAGATTGATGTGATTTTGGCTAAGAAGAGGAATGTTTTTACATCTAGGAAGAAAAGGAGTAAAAGAAGGCGGCGTAATTTGCCCAAGGTTCATGGTAAACTGAAGGCGAAAACAAACACTGAAAATGGTGATGCAGAGGGTCAAGAACTGGAAATTCTGCAGAAAAATTCTACTTTTGGATTACTTGTGGGTCCATTTGGATCATTGGAGGACAGAGTTCTGGAGTGGAGTCCTGAAAAGCGGTCTGGAACATGTGATAGGAAGGGGGACTTTGCTCGTCTTGTTTGGTCTAGAAGATTAGTGTTGGTATTTCATGAACTCTCAATGACTGGGGCTCCAATTTCAATGATGGAGTTGGCAACAGAGCTTTTGAGCTGTGGAGCCACAGTATCTGCTGTAGTTCTTAGTAAGAAAGGAGGATTAATGTCCGAGCTTGCAAGGAGAAGGATCAAAGTGATTGAAGACAGAGCAGATCTTAGCTTCAAAACTGCCATGAAGGCGGACCTTGTGATTGCTGGATCTGCAGTTTGTGCGTCATGGATTG ATCAATATATTGCACATTTCCCAGCTGGGGGAAGTCAAATTGCTTGGTGGATCATGGAAAATAGAAGAGAATACTTTGATCGGTCAAAGCTTGTTCTACACCGAGTGAAAATGCTGATTTTCTTATCTGAATTGCAGAGTAAACAGTGGCTTACCTGGTGTCaagaagaaaatattaagttgaGATCTCAGCCTGCTCTTGTTCCACTTGCTGTTAATGACGAGCTGGCTTTTGTAGCTGGCTTTCCTTGTTCTTTAAATACTCCTTCTGCTAGCTCAGTGAAGATGCTAGAGAAAAGGCAGTTGTTGCGGGATGCAGCAAGAAAAGAGATGGGTTTGACAGACAATGATATGCTTGTAATGTCCCTCAGTAGCATAAATGCTGGAAAGGGCCAGCTCTTTCTTCTTGAATCAGCGGACCTTGCGATTAATGAAGATCCTTTGCAAACTGGTTCTGAAGTTAAGAAATCACTGGATATCCGGCAAGATCAGTCTAGCTTGTCTGTAAAGCATCATTTAAGAGGTTTACATCAAAGGTCTAGAAATCTTGATGTGTCTTCTACAAATTTGCGGTTATTTACCTCTGTGAATACCACAAATGCTGTCAGCATCAATGGCACTCGCAGAAGGAAGATGTATGATAGCAAAGGAGCACAGGAACAAGCACTTAAAATTCTTATTGGTTCTGTTGGATTAAAGAGCAATAAGGTACCTTATGTTAAAGAAATTCTAAGTTTTTTGTCTCAGCATGCAAAATTGTCAGAGTCTGTACTTTGGACTCCTGCAACTACACGTGTGGGCTCGCTATATTCAGCAGCAGATGTTTATGTCATGAACTCCCAG GGACTAGGAGAAACATTTGGGAGAGTGACAGTTGAAGCAATGGCATTTGGTCTTCCG GTTTTAGGAACTGATGGTGGAGGCACAAAAGAGATAATAGAGCAAAATGTGACAGGGCTTTTGCACCCTATGGGGCATCCAGGAACGCGAGTTCTTGCTGAGAATATCCGGTTTTTACTAAAAAACCCAAATGCTAGGAAGCAAATGGGGATGGAAGGAAGGAAAATGGTAGAAAGGAAGTATCTGAAACGGCACATGTACAAGAGATTTGTAGAGGTTCTCACCAAGTGCATGAGAAGCAAATAA
- the LOC107897239 gene encoding protein MLN51 homolog isoform X1 yields the protein MATMGEDEVENYSDPEEGKRSLTMQRRKAASDDEEGEGEVDNNNAVRMNPRAVIHSDESNSQGGAADYDDEEEELYSEEEEEEDVDEEQIEEVMRRREVQGNVERTGGAAVVDNGNRNVDEVVEISNGNNHVGGEDEHEKKENEPFVVPTAGAFYMHDDRFRDNVGGRHRQMRGGRKLWESKDDRKWGHDKFEEMTLQGKHYTEGRRSSRGRYRARSKNAVQDHGYSTGSRSKAFGKNYNQNQAPKAVRGRGPKRYEPTMKNGCQASPVLNKPSWKPIEKTSQANSSRASTTATNADTVSIPSKKHIFASSLSSASPPFYPSGSSKKDISLTQRKDVQAIRDLRPSVTDEKFSLFQSNLLRGKNVLDPLSMAKLYIDDSTTSASVKPLANMQMLPTGSSLGNTSQPSQSRVQGGGIANPGPKAYQSAPHHNQVNRVSPPVQVNAVQRIPAQGRAHSSVPAATQQLGQHPSIGSQAASPPKTAMSVSSYESGEVESSETSKPEGALVNKGKCNLQGAGRGSYLYGGAQIIGATGNMSISHGDQNFPAFLPVMQFGGQHSGGLSVPAVGMAFPGYVAQPQLGTRNSEMTWLPVLTGAAGALGPTYCPPYIAVDGAYNARPSGQTSSTGSSSKENISKKPNNEWNPSQRPELVSDELGQRQNNPTKQPRRYSEMSFSK from the exons ATGGCTACGATGGGAGAAGATGAGGTGGAGAACTATAGTGATCCAGAGGAGGGGAAGCGTTCGCTGACTATGCAGAGGAGAAAGGCTGCCAGTGATGATGAAGAAGGCGAAGGGGAAGTGGATAATAATAATGCAGTGAGGATGAATCCGAGGGCCGTGATTCATTCCGATGAATCCAACAGTCAGGGCGGTGCTGCAGATTACGACGACGAAGAAGAAGAATTGTACTCAGAAGAAGAGGAGGAAGAGGATGTTGATGAGGAGCAGATAGAAGAAGTAATGAGAAGAAGGGAAGTGCAAGGGAATGTTGAGAGAACTGGAGGAGCAGCAGTGGTGGATAATGGGAATAGGAACGTGGATGAGGTAGTGGAGATTAGTAATGGTAATAATCATGTGGGAGGGGAAGATGAACACGAAAAGAAGGAGAATGAGCCATTTGTTGTGCCAACTGCTGGGGCGTTTTATATGCACGATGATAGATTTCGAGACAATGTTGGCGGTCGTCATAG gcaaATGCGTGGTGGAAGGAAATTGTGGGAATCCAAAGATGATAGGAAATGGGGACATGACAAGTTTGAGGAGATGACTTTGCAAGGAAAGCATTATACAGAG GGAAGAAGATCTTCTAGAGGTAGATATCGTGCTCGTAGTAAGAATGCGGTTCAAGATCATGGTTATTCTACAGGAAGTAGGTCCAAAGCATTCGGGAAAAACTACAATCAGAACCAGGCTCCGAAGGCTGTGAGAGGAAGAGGACCTAAGAGATACGAACCTACTATGAAAAATGGCTGTCAGGCATCTCCAGTGCTGAATAAACC TTCTTGGAAGCCTATTGAGAAAACTTCACAAGCCAATTCAAGTAGAGCTTCCACAACTGCAACAAATGCAGACACTGTATCAATTCCTTCTAAGAAACATATTTTTGCGTCAAGTTTGAGTTCTGCGTCCCCACCCTTTTATCCATCAGGGTCTTCCAAGAAAGACATTTCTTTGACTCAGAGGAAGGATGTTCAAGCTATTAGGGATCTTCGCCCCTCTGTTACAGATGAGAAATTTTCTCTATTTCAATCCAATTTATTACGTGGGAAAAATGTACTTGATCCTCTCAGCATGGCAAAGCTTTACATAGATGATTCCACCACATCGGCTTCTGTGAAGCCTCTGGCCAACATGCAAATGCTGCCTACTGGATCTTCATTGGGTAATACTAGTCAACCCTCTCAATCCAGGGTACAGGGTGGAGGCATAGCTAACCCAGGACCCAAGGCTTATCAGTCAGCTCCACATCATAACCAAGTCAACAGAGTTTCTCCACCAGTGCAGGTCAATGCTGTTCAGAGAATTCCTGCTCAAGGCAGGGCACACTCTTCTGTACCAGCAGCTACTCAGCAGTTAGGCCAGCATCCTAGTATTGGGTCTCAAGCTGCCTCTCCACCAAAGACAGCTATGTCAGTAAGTTCCTATGAATCTGGAGAGGTTGAATCTTCAGAAACAAGTAAACCTGAGGGTGCGTTGGTGAACAAGGGAAAATGCAATCTTCAAGGAGCTGGAAGGGGCTCTTATCTGTATGGTGGAGCTCAGATTATTGGAGCTACAGGGAATATGTCTATCAGCCATGGTGATCAAAACTTTCCTGCCTTTTTGCCTG TAATGCAATTTGGGGGCCAGCACTCTGGTGGCCTTAGTGTTCCTGCTGTTGGCATGGCATTTCCAGGATATGTTGCCCAGCCACAACTTGGAACAAGGAATTCAGAAATGACATG GCTACCTGTACTCACTGGTGCCGCTGGGGCATTAGGGCCAACATATTGTCCACCTTATATTGCAGTCGATGGGGCTTATAATGCTCGTCCATCGGGGCAGACATCTTCAACAGGATCCTCAAG CAAGGAAAACATTTCTAAAAAACCAAATAATGAATGGAATCCTTCTCAAAGACCAG AGCTTGTGAGTGATGAACTTGGCCAACGACAAAATAACCCTACTAAGCAGCCTCGCAG ATATTCAGAGATGAGCTTTAGCAAGTGA
- the LOC107897239 gene encoding protein MLN51 homolog isoform X2, translating to MATMGEDEVENYSDPEEGKRSLTMQRRKAASDDEEGEGEVDNNNAVRMNPRAVIHSDESNSQGGAADYDDEEEELYSEEEEEEDVDEEQIEEVMRRREVQGNVERTGGAAVVDNGNRNVDEVVEISNGNNHVGGEDEHEKKENEPFVVPTAGAFYMHDDRFRDNVGGRHRQMRGGRKLWESKDDRKWGHDKFEEMTLQGKHYTEGRRSSRGRYRARSKNAVQDHGYSTGSRSKAFGKNYNQNQAPKAVRGRGPKRYEPTMKNGCQASPVLNKPSWKPIEKTSQANSSRASTTATNADTVSIPSKKHIFASSLSSASPPFYPSGSSKKDISLTQRKDVQAIRDLRPSVTDEKFSLFQSNLLRGKNVLDPLSMAKLYIDDSTTSASVKPLANMQMLPTGSSLGNTSQPSQSRVQGGGIANPGPKAYQSAPHHNQVNRVSPPVQVNAVQRIPAQGRAHSSVPAATQQLGQHPSIGSQAASPPKTAMSVSSYESGEVESSETSKPEGALVNKGKCNLQGAGRGSYLYGGAQIIGATGNMSISHGDQNFPAFLPVMQFGGQHSGGLSVPAVGMAFPGYVAQPQLGTRNSEMTWLPVLTGAAGALGPTYCPPYIAVDGAYNARPSGQTSSTGSSRACE from the exons ATGGCTACGATGGGAGAAGATGAGGTGGAGAACTATAGTGATCCAGAGGAGGGGAAGCGTTCGCTGACTATGCAGAGGAGAAAGGCTGCCAGTGATGATGAAGAAGGCGAAGGGGAAGTGGATAATAATAATGCAGTGAGGATGAATCCGAGGGCCGTGATTCATTCCGATGAATCCAACAGTCAGGGCGGTGCTGCAGATTACGACGACGAAGAAGAAGAATTGTACTCAGAAGAAGAGGAGGAAGAGGATGTTGATGAGGAGCAGATAGAAGAAGTAATGAGAAGAAGGGAAGTGCAAGGGAATGTTGAGAGAACTGGAGGAGCAGCAGTGGTGGATAATGGGAATAGGAACGTGGATGAGGTAGTGGAGATTAGTAATGGTAATAATCATGTGGGAGGGGAAGATGAACACGAAAAGAAGGAGAATGAGCCATTTGTTGTGCCAACTGCTGGGGCGTTTTATATGCACGATGATAGATTTCGAGACAATGTTGGCGGTCGTCATAG gcaaATGCGTGGTGGAAGGAAATTGTGGGAATCCAAAGATGATAGGAAATGGGGACATGACAAGTTTGAGGAGATGACTTTGCAAGGAAAGCATTATACAGAG GGAAGAAGATCTTCTAGAGGTAGATATCGTGCTCGTAGTAAGAATGCGGTTCAAGATCATGGTTATTCTACAGGAAGTAGGTCCAAAGCATTCGGGAAAAACTACAATCAGAACCAGGCTCCGAAGGCTGTGAGAGGAAGAGGACCTAAGAGATACGAACCTACTATGAAAAATGGCTGTCAGGCATCTCCAGTGCTGAATAAACC TTCTTGGAAGCCTATTGAGAAAACTTCACAAGCCAATTCAAGTAGAGCTTCCACAACTGCAACAAATGCAGACACTGTATCAATTCCTTCTAAGAAACATATTTTTGCGTCAAGTTTGAGTTCTGCGTCCCCACCCTTTTATCCATCAGGGTCTTCCAAGAAAGACATTTCTTTGACTCAGAGGAAGGATGTTCAAGCTATTAGGGATCTTCGCCCCTCTGTTACAGATGAGAAATTTTCTCTATTTCAATCCAATTTATTACGTGGGAAAAATGTACTTGATCCTCTCAGCATGGCAAAGCTTTACATAGATGATTCCACCACATCGGCTTCTGTGAAGCCTCTGGCCAACATGCAAATGCTGCCTACTGGATCTTCATTGGGTAATACTAGTCAACCCTCTCAATCCAGGGTACAGGGTGGAGGCATAGCTAACCCAGGACCCAAGGCTTATCAGTCAGCTCCACATCATAACCAAGTCAACAGAGTTTCTCCACCAGTGCAGGTCAATGCTGTTCAGAGAATTCCTGCTCAAGGCAGGGCACACTCTTCTGTACCAGCAGCTACTCAGCAGTTAGGCCAGCATCCTAGTATTGGGTCTCAAGCTGCCTCTCCACCAAAGACAGCTATGTCAGTAAGTTCCTATGAATCTGGAGAGGTTGAATCTTCAGAAACAAGTAAACCTGAGGGTGCGTTGGTGAACAAGGGAAAATGCAATCTTCAAGGAGCTGGAAGGGGCTCTTATCTGTATGGTGGAGCTCAGATTATTGGAGCTACAGGGAATATGTCTATCAGCCATGGTGATCAAAACTTTCCTGCCTTTTTGCCTG TAATGCAATTTGGGGGCCAGCACTCTGGTGGCCTTAGTGTTCCTGCTGTTGGCATGGCATTTCCAGGATATGTTGCCCAGCCACAACTTGGAACAAGGAATTCAGAAATGACATG GCTACCTGTACTCACTGGTGCCGCTGGGGCATTAGGGCCAACATATTGTCCACCTTATATTGCAGTCGATGGGGCTTATAATGCTCGTCCATCGGGGCAGACATCTTCAACAGGATCCTCAAG AGCTTGTGAGTGA
- the LOC107897239 gene encoding protein MLN51 homolog isoform X3: MATMGEDEVENYSDPEEGKRSLTMQRRKAASDDEEGEGEVDNNNAVRMNPRAVIHSDESNSQGGAADYDDEEEELYSEEEEEEDVDEEQIEEVMRRREVQGNVERTGGAAVVDNGNRNVDEVVEISNGNNHVGGEDEHEKKENEPFVVPTAGAFYMHDDRFRDNVGGRHRQMRGGRKLWESKDDRKWGHDKFEEMTLQGKHYTEGRRSSRGRYRARSKNAVQDHGYSTGSRSKAFGKNYNQNQAPKAVRGRGPKRYEPTMKNGCQASPVLNKPSWKPIEKTSQANSSRASTTATNADTVSIPSKKHIFASSLSSASPPFYPSGSSKKDISLTQRKDVQAIRDLRPSVTDEKFSLFQSNLLRGKNVLDPLSMAKLYIDDSTTSASVKPLANMQMLPTGSSLGNTSQPSQSRVQGGGIANPGPKAYQSAPHHNQVNRVSPPVQVNAVQRIPAQGRAHSSVPAATQQLGQHPSIGSQAASPPKTAMSVSSYESGEVESSETSKPEGALVNKGKCNLQGAGRGSYLYGGAQIIGATGNMSISHGDQNFPAFLPVMQFGGQHSGGLSVPAVGMAFPGYVAQPQLGTRNSEMTWYSYLYSLVPLGH; the protein is encoded by the exons ATGGCTACGATGGGAGAAGATGAGGTGGAGAACTATAGTGATCCAGAGGAGGGGAAGCGTTCGCTGACTATGCAGAGGAGAAAGGCTGCCAGTGATGATGAAGAAGGCGAAGGGGAAGTGGATAATAATAATGCAGTGAGGATGAATCCGAGGGCCGTGATTCATTCCGATGAATCCAACAGTCAGGGCGGTGCTGCAGATTACGACGACGAAGAAGAAGAATTGTACTCAGAAGAAGAGGAGGAAGAGGATGTTGATGAGGAGCAGATAGAAGAAGTAATGAGAAGAAGGGAAGTGCAAGGGAATGTTGAGAGAACTGGAGGAGCAGCAGTGGTGGATAATGGGAATAGGAACGTGGATGAGGTAGTGGAGATTAGTAATGGTAATAATCATGTGGGAGGGGAAGATGAACACGAAAAGAAGGAGAATGAGCCATTTGTTGTGCCAACTGCTGGGGCGTTTTATATGCACGATGATAGATTTCGAGACAATGTTGGCGGTCGTCATAG gcaaATGCGTGGTGGAAGGAAATTGTGGGAATCCAAAGATGATAGGAAATGGGGACATGACAAGTTTGAGGAGATGACTTTGCAAGGAAAGCATTATACAGAG GGAAGAAGATCTTCTAGAGGTAGATATCGTGCTCGTAGTAAGAATGCGGTTCAAGATCATGGTTATTCTACAGGAAGTAGGTCCAAAGCATTCGGGAAAAACTACAATCAGAACCAGGCTCCGAAGGCTGTGAGAGGAAGAGGACCTAAGAGATACGAACCTACTATGAAAAATGGCTGTCAGGCATCTCCAGTGCTGAATAAACC TTCTTGGAAGCCTATTGAGAAAACTTCACAAGCCAATTCAAGTAGAGCTTCCACAACTGCAACAAATGCAGACACTGTATCAATTCCTTCTAAGAAACATATTTTTGCGTCAAGTTTGAGTTCTGCGTCCCCACCCTTTTATCCATCAGGGTCTTCCAAGAAAGACATTTCTTTGACTCAGAGGAAGGATGTTCAAGCTATTAGGGATCTTCGCCCCTCTGTTACAGATGAGAAATTTTCTCTATTTCAATCCAATTTATTACGTGGGAAAAATGTACTTGATCCTCTCAGCATGGCAAAGCTTTACATAGATGATTCCACCACATCGGCTTCTGTGAAGCCTCTGGCCAACATGCAAATGCTGCCTACTGGATCTTCATTGGGTAATACTAGTCAACCCTCTCAATCCAGGGTACAGGGTGGAGGCATAGCTAACCCAGGACCCAAGGCTTATCAGTCAGCTCCACATCATAACCAAGTCAACAGAGTTTCTCCACCAGTGCAGGTCAATGCTGTTCAGAGAATTCCTGCTCAAGGCAGGGCACACTCTTCTGTACCAGCAGCTACTCAGCAGTTAGGCCAGCATCCTAGTATTGGGTCTCAAGCTGCCTCTCCACCAAAGACAGCTATGTCAGTAAGTTCCTATGAATCTGGAGAGGTTGAATCTTCAGAAACAAGTAAACCTGAGGGTGCGTTGGTGAACAAGGGAAAATGCAATCTTCAAGGAGCTGGAAGGGGCTCTTATCTGTATGGTGGAGCTCAGATTATTGGAGCTACAGGGAATATGTCTATCAGCCATGGTGATCAAAACTTTCCTGCCTTTTTGCCTG TAATGCAATTTGGGGGCCAGCACTCTGGTGGCCTTAGTGTTCCTGCTGTTGGCATGGCATTTCCAGGATATGTTGCCCAGCCACAACTTGGAACAAGGAATTCAGAAATGACATGGTACA GCTACCTGTACTCACTGGTGCCGCTGGGGCATTAG